The stretch of DNA CACCACCGATGCTGTGTCTACGATTAGTAACCTCGCTCTTTTTGCTCTTGGAATCATTGTTTACAGGCCACTGAATAGAACCTTGGCTGGCTGACCTTTGTGTTTTAGATCTGGCAGGAGAAGTCTTAATGCTGTTTTCGCGTTTGAGAGAGCTTTTGAGGGAGACTTGATCATCATTAGATTCAGGATCCCATGGACGAGAAGCCATCCATCGCTCAAGCCAACTCCAACCCCAGTCTGTTGTGTTTGTGTCCATCATTGTTTGGTGTGGAAGTTTTGAAGAGTTTCTCCACGTTTGCTGTTTTATTTTCCAACATTAGTATTTGTGAATACGAAGAATTTCATAGTGAAATTGTtattaattaatctatatatacctGATGACTATAAGCATACGCCAAAGCCCTCTCTCGTCTTACAGAAGCTTCTTTTCGATTCACGGACTTTGCCGCGAGCTGTTCCTTTGATTTGTTGCTCGAATCAAAATCTCCCGCGATAACCTGTAACACAGTTCAGTCCATCTGAGAACTTGGTTCATACAGATACAGTGTAGTAAAAGATATGGGAGACTAAATACCAAATTCTGATTCTGATGGTTTTCTTTCTGGTGACCCTTTTGCTGAATCAGCCTGTGACGAGTTTTGTTCTCCGCAGATAAGCGATTCCTTCTCTCTTGGATCTGTGTTTGTAAACGTGTAAGAGTTTGCATTGAGCTAAGCATCGCGTTCATTTGTCTTTTAACGTATCTTCCTTGTAGCAAAGCTTTGAGTCTGGCCATTCCTCGTAGCGCACGAAGAGTGCGTCTCGCCTGTTGAAACCCGAAAAAATTAGAGTAAGTCCCTCATTATAAGAGGAATTAATGCTTTGTATATATACCTTGTAACATCTGTATGCATTTTGGATCTTGATTGCGGCAGTTTCCTCCTTTGATTCCACAATTTGATGTGTTGACGGGGTCGTGAGACGCACAACCTCCGCGGCAGCATGTGCAGCCACCACAGCTGCTTCGGCTGCGACAGCCGATGCAAGAGCCAGAGCTTGTTTAGTCTTTGCTTCTTTAGACTCACCATAACCTCTATTGCTGGCAGATGCCGGAGGGGGAGGTGGAGGAGACGGTGGTGGCAACGATGGCTGAGGAGCAAAATCCGgcaacggaggaggaggagaagacggctgataaacagaagaagaggaagggtCAACCGGTGGAGTCTCCTCTACAGGGAATTCAAATGATTCTCTACTCTTTTGTTTCCCAAACGACCATTTCCTCTTAGGTTTCTCAGGTTTCTTGGAAAACAaggcaaaaccaaaacaaaagaattagcAAATCTTGATTGCATCATTAGGTTACACATGTTCATAACCAATAATTCAAGATTAAGATTCGAAAGAAACCAACTTGAGGCTTTTTGTCTTTTCCTGGAGATAAACAAGCCGCGGAGACACATGTTAACCAGCTCTTACCCATCTTCTCCTGAAATTTTCAGACAAATCTTTCATTGAAACATTTTCTTacaaactgaaagaaaaaaaaaagttcttacaaaatgaaagtttttgtgAAAGAGATGAGATTATGTGTAGAGACCTGGTCGCGGTGGGCCCCACAGTTTCGTGGGAACCCAATTGACTTTTGTTACGATTGTGTTTTGTAAGAACGATTCAACAGATTTAACGACAAATACGTTACAAGTTataacttcttttttgttttttttttttcaattctctGCTTAgcttttgtttctctatatgttatttttatctacaatttatttgtttatttctggTGTTGTAGATTTTAGAATTACCAGCTTTTCTTATCGTTTGAAAAATTATCTAAAAGTGATTGACAAATTTAGAAAAGctgagttttaatttttttgatgttgCTATAATGCTCTTTGTCCATTCCACTCTGGATTTAGTACTCACTTTCACCTTcaattcttttgtttggtcGAGATTCTTCACCAACAAGAAGAGGATGATCAAACTTTTCAGTTCCATAATGAATCCAAGATTAGAACGTGTAACAATTATCCACCtttattaacaaacaaaaacagaagatTATAACGTATAACAACATTTTGTAGCTTTCTATTAATtctattttaattgtttggaaGTCGGCAGGGAGAGTACGTGCGAACCTCTTAATACTGGTTGTCTCTCCTCTTCACACTAAGTTAGAGGTCTTTCTATGGCCATGAACTCACTCATACCACGTCATATGGCCAAAGTTTAATTGGAGACAGATTGTTTATAGCTAATTAAAATGCTTTGACTCCCCTTCTCTAATGAATTTAATGTCTAGGTTTTGTATCctaatggtgtttttttttattctttttaaaaatattttaagttataataatGTTTGTGATTGAGCAAAGATCAATAATGATCGTCACCTCACTAAATGCACATGATTACAAAAAGGTCATCTTTTATACCCTTGTAGGTTCTTTAGGTGCCGAAATAGTTCACCCTCGGGATTGGTCTACCCGGAaaactattttataaaaaatctatagatacagagaaagataaagataaagattAACAGTAATGAGTCAGAGGcaaaaacaaaatgcaaaaaaCATTTACTCTTTGTCCATGTAGATTTTGTCAGCTCGGCTCACCATATAACAATAAAATCAAGAAGCATTGTCCTAATATCTCTACACTAGCTTTCGAGGAAGCACCAAAACTCTCTTCCTCTTTACAAAATGAGTAAACCCCAAAAATTCATCTCAAAACAGCCGGCAACCTCTTCAACATCTTGGATTCGAGCAACATTGCGGGGTGCCGTGCGATCTAATCGTATTTAGGGGCCTCTAGGTTTTAATTTGAcattcaaaacccaaaaaattaaatgccAAACCCATGCCTTAGATTCTGATGTACaataaaattcttcttctttgaactTGTGTAGGTGTTGCATTGTTAGTTCCATTTTCATTTGTCTTCaatgaatattttgtttatgaaGTCTCTAAACCTTCGGGAATAAAGCTTAGGATCAACAGCTGAAATGGAAGTGGGATCTGCGTGGAGTGACTTGTAGGCGTGCTCTAGTTTTTTGGTGATATCATAGTCTTGAAGAATGTCAATAACACCGAAATAAAGGATCACCTCAATGACCTCTTTCTTCGTACTCTTAGGATTTGAGTTGTCAATGTCGTCTTCTTCCCATGACTCTTCCCCAAATTTTCTCACCTGCTCTGCTTTTGCCGGTGTACTTTCTCCTAGTCTCATTAAGGGTCCGTTACTACATTttcaaagacaaaaacaaaatagtgtcaaaataaaaaaggaaaaataatttgaatttgatatgTTAAGCTTATGCGATTGTAAAAGGTGCATTTGAAGTTAGTGAGAATTGTTCAATCAAGTAAACACTAACGATTCTATACAATATGGTTAATTCAATACAGTTCTGTTGATCTAAATTGACCACTCAAATGAATGAAAGAATCCAAGACCGAGTTAGGATAATTtggttgtttctctttttttgagTATAATATATGGTTATGTATTTAAAACTCGAGAAATGGTAAGGTATAAGGTACCAAGTTTGGATGACAGAGTCCATATTTGGAAGTGAATTATACCCTCTCATCAATTTGTCCTCCTGATCTCTTCGACCTGAATTAAGCAAGCAACTGATTTTTtcagagaaaagaagaaaaataccaaaaactaaAGTTGACAGAAACATAAGAATGATTGATACCGATGCCCAAGGAAATGTCATCACGCAAGCCAGATTCACGGAAATGGAGACCAATCAAGAGGCTATAGTCCATAATTCTTTCAGCTTCAAGGAACTCACAGTCGATATCGATTTGGTTGATGAAGGCTTGAAACCATGACGTCTCGAGTCGAAACACATACTTGAGATCTAAGTCTTTGAGTGTTGTGGTCTCGTCGATTTCACCTTCATCCTTGTCAATAGTACGGCCGTGTGACGAACCTTTCAAGTCAAATCGTTTGTGTATACGATACTCCGAACAAAACAGATTCCCCATCACTATGAAccgagtcttttttttttgtcacaaaagataacaataaataagcttttatttgatttatgtacATAAACTTGTAACGAAGGACCATTTCTCATACCTTTTGTCCTCCTACTGGTTTGACGCAATGCACACCAAAGAACTTAGTGACCAAAGAGTTCTTGTACTTGGAAACATGCTCGTAATAATTTGGAAGCATCTTAAGCAATACCTAAGaatggtttataaaaaaaatctcaaaatatgTATCTAAAAGCAATGTGAAATTAATCAAAAAGATTATACAAGTTACCTTAATTTCGGATTTTTTCATGGTTTTGATCATGAAGCGTTCATCTTGAGTCAAGTAAAAGGAGCTACCACTCTTTCCAGGCGAAGAAAATTCTCGAAGAGATTCATTTCCGCAAATAGCGAGCATGTAGTCTGCTTGATCTATCGCAAATAAGTCTCTCAAATGCCTGTTtcaccacacaaaaaaatgtgCAATCAGGAACAATTGGATCATTTGTCTCCAAACTCCAAAATCTAATTAGTACATTTACTTACCTAAACACAATAGGGCAATAATCCTTCCATTTGAACTCAACGGATAGATGGGGAGGCGTAGATTTAGAGCCTTCCGGGGGAAACCTGGTCCATTGCTTATCCTTGGGATCAAAATCACAATGCCTAAGCTCCCTCAAAAGGGAAGCATGTTTCCCGACAGAGTACCTAATCCCAAGTTGTAGATTTAACATTAAATCATAGTTCTTATGTCCGGCTGTAACCGTATGCCCTGGTTTCTTACAATCTCCTTCATCCAACCATCTTGGACTTTGTTGCAAACTCATGGCACCACCACTCTCTAAAAGCAAAGGACTTCTTGCCCATTCATGCTCTCCGCATCCGCTTGTATCTGACTCGCTCGTATATGGACTCGCCTCAACATGATCAGACAAGCTAGTATCCTCCAACTCCGATATACAAATCCTCGGGAAATTGGTATTCATTGACAAAGCTTCCACAGAAGAGAGCTTATGATGTTGTTGAACaatctcatcatctttcttcttgctCTTTCTCCCCCATCCACTATTACTAGTCTTCTCCTCACCCCAACTCAACACCCCTTTCCCAACCG from Camelina sativa cultivar DH55 chromosome 9, Cs, whole genome shotgun sequence encodes:
- the LOC104714107 gene encoding phosphatidylinositol 4-phosphate 5-kinase 3, whose protein sequence is MQETVFLFTEENLNKGQSSGGKCKQSSRRVVPMTSCEVSDSAAEIRIVEKVLKNGDLYNGGLSAGVPHGTGKYLWSDGCMYEGEWTRGKASGKGRFSWPSGATYEGQFKDGRMDGEGTFIGIDGDTYRGHWLWGRKHGYGEKRYANGDVYQGNWKANLQDGNGRYVWSDGNEYVGEWKNGVISGKGAMTWANGNRYDGLWENGAPVGKGVLSWGEEKTSNSGWGRKSKKKDDEIIVQQHHKLSSVEALSMNTNFPRICISELEDTSLSDHVEASPYTSESDTSGCGEHEWARSPLLLESGGAMSLQQSPRWLDEGDCKKPGHTVTAGHKNYDLMLNLQLGIRYSVGKHASLLRELRHCDFDPKDKQWTRFPPEGSKSTPPHLSVEFKWKDYCPIVFRHLRDLFAIDQADYMLAICGNESLREFSSPGKSGSSFYLTQDERFMIKTMKKSEIKVLLKMLPNYYEHVSKYKNSLVTKFFGVHCVKPVGGQKTRFIVMGNLFCSEYRIHKRFDLKGSSHGRTIDKDEGEIDETTTLKDLDLKYVFRLETSWFQAFINQIDIDCEFLEAERIMDYSLLIGLHFRESGLRDDISLGIGRRDQEDKLMRGYNSLPNMDSVIQTCNGPLMRLGESTPAKAEQVRKFGEESWEEDDIDNSNPKSTKKEVIEVILYFGVIDILQDYDITKKLEHAYKSLHADPTSISAVDPKLYSRRFRDFINKIFIEDK